The Methylomarinum vadi genome has a window encoding:
- a CDS encoding CPBP family intramembrane glutamic endopeptidase, whose translation MAEKPLDSENFFKTACYFEGSLLVVAVVLGWIADIDPFENLHFSEKAMFYGVAGTLPLFVIFVAMQNLQIEAVQQVRKLLLETLGPSMHRYGWADLFILAAIAGLSEEVLFRGVVQPWIEAGWGRSAGLVFSNIIFGLVHAVTPLYAILATLVGIYLGLSLDYGAERNLLTPVIIHAAYDFLAFLVIMRAYKASLSEDKQ comes from the coding sequence ATGGCCGAAAAACCATTAGATTCGGAAAATTTCTTTAAGACCGCTTGTTACTTCGAGGGATCTTTACTTGTTGTAGCCGTCGTTCTGGGATGGATTGCAGATATCGATCCGTTTGAGAATCTGCATTTCTCGGAAAAAGCGATGTTTTATGGCGTGGCTGGAACACTACCGTTGTTCGTGATTTTTGTGGCAATGCAAAATTTGCAAATCGAGGCGGTTCAACAAGTCAGAAAGTTGTTGTTGGAGACATTAGGGCCGTCGATGCACCGTTACGGCTGGGCCGATTTGTTCATTTTGGCTGCGATCGCCGGTTTGTCTGAAGAAGTCTTGTTTCGTGGTGTTGTTCAGCCTTGGATCGAGGCAGGATGGGGGAGGAGTGCCGGGCTAGTGTTCAGCAATATCATTTTTGGCTTGGTGCATGCCGTTACGCCTTTATACGCGATACTGGCGACACTGGTCGGCATTTATCTGGGCTTGAGCTTGGATTACGGTGCCGAGAGGAATTTGCTGACGCCGGTCATTATTCATGCGGCATACGATTTTCTCGCGTTTTTGGTCATCATGCGTGCCTACAAGGCGAGTTTGAGTGAGGACAAGCAATGA
- a CDS encoding CPBP family intramembrane glutamic endopeptidase → MRQLAYSLLPLLLLVALASLACVLGYFVLLLTGDVVELRKVISKGTQVLLVLSIFPLRKWLQLSWSDLGFAPRRQFIRQMGLGVLLGIVTLLPVLLVLYGLDIHVFDVGREWTVMKGIKKITVALLLALLISFVEEPLFRGILLAAFRRKMYLLAAILLSSFYYAALHFLKSKTDVPYDELTITSGFRLLGEAFVNWVNPEILSALLALWVVGVFLAVIRTEFENSLGICVGCHAGWVWQIKVSKDFFDTNQQSDYLYLVSSYDGVVGPLVTVWLSMAIAAYYLWKNTGKWSSGA, encoded by the coding sequence ATGAGACAGCTGGCTTATTCCTTGCTGCCTTTGCTGCTGCTGGTTGCACTGGCTTCGCTGGCCTGTGTGTTGGGATATTTTGTCTTGCTGCTTACGGGCGACGTGGTTGAATTACGCAAAGTGATAAGCAAGGGAACGCAAGTACTGTTGGTGTTGAGTATTTTTCCGCTAAGAAAATGGTTGCAGTTATCCTGGTCGGACTTGGGTTTCGCGCCGCGTAGGCAATTTATCCGGCAAATGGGGCTGGGAGTGCTGCTCGGTATCGTGACCTTGTTGCCCGTATTGTTGGTTTTGTACGGTCTCGATATCCATGTGTTCGATGTCGGCAGGGAGTGGACCGTGATGAAAGGGATAAAAAAAATCACGGTCGCCTTGTTGCTGGCGTTGCTGATTTCTTTCGTCGAAGAGCCTTTGTTTCGTGGCATCTTGTTGGCGGCTTTTCGGCGCAAAATGTATTTGCTGGCGGCCATTTTGCTCAGTTCGTTCTATTATGCCGCGCTGCATTTCCTGAAAAGCAAAACCGATGTTCCTTATGATGAATTGACTATAACCAGCGGTTTTCGTTTGCTGGGTGAAGCATTCGTCAATTGGGTAAATCCGGAAATTCTGTCCGCGTTGCTGGCATTATGGGTGGTCGGCGTGTTTTTGGCCGTCATCAGAACGGAATTCGAAAACAGCCTCGGTATCTGCGTTGGCTGCCATGCCGGTTGGGTTTGGCAAATCAAGGTCAGCAAGGATTTTTTCGACACGAACCAGCAGTCGGATTATCTGTATCTGGTGAGTAGCTACGATGGCGTGGTGGGGCCGTTGGTGACTGTCTGGCTGTCCATGGCGATCGCAGCCTATTATCTGTGGAAAAATACCGGCAAGTGGAGTAGTGGGGCCTAA
- a CDS encoding YcgL domain-containing protein, whose translation MQCFIYKSLKKDELYLYLNKKDDFSDIPEPLFKSLGQLQFVMELELTPDRKLAREDVNKVIASLSNKGFFIQLPPTLVPESITLQNSKLH comes from the coding sequence ATGCAATGTTTTATCTATAAAAGCTTGAAGAAAGACGAACTTTATTTATATCTGAACAAAAAAGACGATTTTTCCGACATCCCGGAGCCCCTATTCAAAAGCCTAGGGCAACTGCAATTTGTCATGGAGCTGGAACTCACTCCCGACCGCAAACTTGCTCGGGAAGATGTTAACAAAGTAATCGCCAGCCTAAGCAACAAAGGCTTTTTCATACAATTGCCGCCAACCTTGGTACCGGAATCAATAACCCTCCAAAACAGCAAATTGCATTAA
- a CDS encoding OmpA family protein → MKKIAGILLASSLLAGCSIDPYTGEQKVANTGWGAGTGAAVGAASGALIGGDAKGALIGAAAGAALGSGIGYYMDRQEAQLRARLEGTGVRVQRQGDNLKLIMPGNITFATDSSDVSPNFYPVLDSVAMVLNEFDKTSIDVAGFTDSTGSDMYNQELSERRANSVASYLVRSGVRHGRIQARGFGERYPVASNDDPMGRAQNRRVEISIRPN, encoded by the coding sequence ATGAAAAAAATTGCAGGAATTTTGTTGGCTTCGTCGCTATTGGCCGGCTGTTCCATCGACCCGTATACCGGTGAGCAGAAAGTCGCCAATACCGGCTGGGGCGCGGGAACCGGCGCGGCGGTCGGCGCGGCCAGCGGCGCCCTGATCGGCGGCGATGCCAAAGGCGCCCTGATCGGCGCGGCGGCCGGCGCGGCCTTGGGTAGCGGCATCGGCTATTACATGGACCGTCAGGAAGCTCAGCTGCGCGCTCGTTTGGAAGGAACTGGCGTGCGGGTACAACGGCAAGGCGATAACCTCAAGCTGATCATGCCGGGCAATATCACCTTTGCCACCGACTCTTCGGATGTCAGCCCCAATTTTTATCCGGTCCTTGATTCGGTCGCGATGGTTCTCAACGAATTCGACAAAACCAGCATTGACGTTGCCGGTTTCACCGACTCCACAGGTAGCGACATGTACAATCAGGAGCTGTCCGAGCGACGCGCCAACAGCGTTGCGAGTTACTTGGTCCGTTCCGGGGTACGACACGGCCGCATTCAGGCCCGTGGCTTCGGCGAACGTTACCCGGTCGCATCGAATGACGACCCGATGGGACGCGCGCAAAACCGCCGCGTCGAAATCAGCATCCGTCCCAATTAA
- the dcd gene encoding dCTP deaminase, producing the protein MSIKSDKWIRRMAEEYGMIEPFAAGQVRESEQGRVISYGTSSYGYDVRCSDEFKIFTNINSAIVDPKDFSEDSFVDVKSDVCIIPPNSFALARTVEYFRIPRDVLTVCLGKSTYARCGIIVNVTPLEPEWEGHVTLEFSNTTPLPAKIYANEGVAQMLFFGGDEVCETSYKDRGGKYQGQKGVTLPKA; encoded by the coding sequence ATGAGCATTAAATCTGATAAATGGATACGCCGGATGGCGGAAGAGTATGGAATGATCGAACCATTCGCCGCCGGACAGGTGCGGGAATCGGAGCAGGGAAGGGTAATTTCGTATGGGACGTCCAGTTACGGATACGATGTTCGCTGTTCGGATGAATTCAAGATTTTTACCAATATCAATTCCGCGATCGTCGATCCCAAGGATTTCTCCGAAGACAGTTTTGTCGACGTGAAGTCCGATGTTTGTATTATACCGCCCAATTCCTTCGCGTTGGCGCGTACGGTGGAATATTTCCGTATTCCGCGCGATGTGTTGACGGTGTGCCTCGGCAAGTCGACTTATGCGCGTTGCGGAATTATCGTCAATGTCACGCCGTTGGAGCCTGAATGGGAAGGCCATGTAACGTTGGAGTTTTCCAATACGACGCCGCTGCCGGCGAAAATCTATGCTAATGAAGGCGTAGCGCAGATGTTGTTTTTCGGCGGCGACGAGGTGTGCGAAACGTCTTATAAAGATCGCGGTGGAAAGTATCAGGGGCAAAAAGGCGTGACATTGCCTAAGGCTTAA
- a CDS encoding heme-binding protein produces MAINKITLSLVSIAVLGSGAAFAKSRSHCPVTWKELDNALKQAVDTSGVATNTNGGFGLNMWATVVNTEGKVCAVTKSGTEINDQWLGSRVISAQKANTANAFSLQSGANNALDGLALSTANLWAATQPGGSLFGLQFSNPVDTKWAYHGNAKRFGTFRDPMKGRRVGGVNVFGGGLALYNDEGKLVGAVGVSGDSSCADHNISWRVRDALGLDYVPAGVGTPSDNIIYDVTVDPATGLGVSAGGFGHVDCGHGEAAANAKIVAQCPTNDGANSDTCNTDALSQP; encoded by the coding sequence ATGGCAATAAATAAAATAACCTTGTCTCTTGTATCCATAGCCGTACTTGGATCAGGCGCAGCTTTCGCTAAGTCAAGATCTCATTGTCCTGTAACTTGGAAAGAGTTAGACAATGCACTCAAACAAGCCGTTGATACGTCCGGAGTTGCAACCAATACGAACGGCGGCTTTGGATTAAACATGTGGGCCACAGTCGTTAATACTGAAGGAAAAGTCTGCGCCGTCACTAAATCAGGCACAGAAATTAACGATCAATGGTTGGGTAGCCGTGTAATTTCTGCACAAAAAGCCAATACAGCCAATGCCTTTAGCTTGCAAAGCGGCGCAAATAATGCTCTCGACGGCTTAGCCTTATCCACTGCTAACTTATGGGCTGCAACCCAGCCAGGAGGTAGTTTATTCGGCTTGCAATTCAGCAACCCAGTAGACACTAAATGGGCATACCATGGTAATGCGAAGCGATTCGGCACTTTTAGAGACCCAATGAAGGGCAGAAGAGTGGGTGGTGTTAATGTTTTTGGCGGCGGTCTTGCGTTATATAACGATGAAGGAAAATTAGTTGGCGCAGTAGGCGTCAGTGGAGACTCATCTTGCGCCGATCACAACATCTCATGGCGAGTCAGAGACGCTTTAGGGCTTGACTATGTTCCCGCAGGCGTTGGCACTCCATCTGATAACATAATCTACGACGTGACTGTTGATCCCGCGACAGGACTAGGGGTAAGCGCAGGTGGTTTCGGTCATGTTGATTGCGGACATGGAGAAGCTGCGGCAAATGCGAAGATCGTTGCACAATGCCCAACCAATGATGGTGCTAATTCCGATACTTGCAACACTGACGCCCTAAGCCAACCTTAA
- a CDS encoding YajQ family cyclic di-GMP-binding protein, producing the protein MPSFDIVSEFDCHEVTNAVDQANREVSTRFDFKGSNATFEQQEDSIVMKAESGFQLQQMLPILYSKMTKRGIDIGCLESGDPQTSGKTAQQSITLKQGLDSTLSKKIVKLIKDKKMKVQAAIQGDKVRVTGKKRDDLQQVIQMLREEDLGQPLQFNNFRD; encoded by the coding sequence ATGCCATCATTTGATATCGTATCCGAATTCGACTGTCATGAAGTCACCAACGCTGTCGATCAAGCCAACAGGGAAGTATCCACCCGTTTCGACTTTAAAGGGTCGAACGCGACCTTCGAGCAACAGGAAGACAGTATCGTCATGAAGGCAGAATCGGGCTTTCAGCTCCAGCAAATGCTGCCGATTCTGTATTCCAAAATGACCAAGCGCGGCATCGACATCGGCTGTTTGGAGAGCGGCGATCCGCAAACCAGCGGCAAAACCGCCCAGCAGAGCATTACGCTCAAGCAAGGACTGGACAGCACCCTCTCGAAAAAAATCGTCAAGTTGATTAAAGACAAGAAGATGAAAGTCCAGGCGGCCATTCAAGGCGATAAGGTGCGCGTCACCGGCAAAAAAAGAGACGATCTACAGCAAGTCATCCAAATGCTACGGGAAGAAGACCTCGGCCAGCCTTTGCAATTCAATAACTTTCGCGATTGA
- the mtoX gene encoding methanethiol oxidase, with translation MNKSSITKIKLPQFFKASCVSFALLLTANQAAADETCQSPYMAKIVGQEDFVYIWTLGMEGIGDEQDKLVTVDVNPKSPSYGKVVNTLSVGGRNEAHHSGFTDDRKYLWAGGLDTNKIFIFDVHSDPGKPKLTKVITDFVSKSGGVVGPHTTYALPGRMMITGLSNNKDHGGRTGLVEYSNSGDYIATHWTPTDSDLRSAIKTGNYADGYGYDVRVLPRRNAMFTSSFTGWTNYMMDFGKMLSDAEAMKRFGNTVVQWDLHARKPKKVFDVPGAPLEIRCAWGANHNYCFTTTALTSKIWLLYEDEQGQWQAKDVADIGDPSKIPLPVDISIQSDDQMLWVNTFMDGKTRAFDISDPFHPKQVFEQKIGAQVNMVSSSWDGKRLYYTSSLLANWDKKGKDNEQYFKSFAWDGKKLTQQFAIDFIEEKLGRPHQMRFGAYSLYAGQQNAKPLDLLAASR, from the coding sequence ATGAATAAATCGAGTATAACTAAAATAAAGTTGCCACAGTTTTTCAAAGCCAGTTGCGTAAGCTTTGCCCTGTTGCTGACCGCGAACCAAGCGGCGGCCGACGAAACCTGCCAATCGCCTTATATGGCCAAAATAGTCGGCCAGGAAGACTTCGTCTATATCTGGACCCTTGGCATGGAAGGCATCGGCGACGAACAGGACAAGCTGGTCACCGTCGACGTCAATCCTAAGTCGCCCAGTTATGGCAAAGTCGTCAATACCTTGTCGGTCGGCGGGCGCAACGAAGCTCATCATTCCGGCTTCACCGACGACCGAAAATATTTGTGGGCGGGCGGACTGGACACCAACAAGATTTTTATCTTCGATGTGCATAGCGATCCCGGCAAACCTAAACTAACGAAAGTCATTACCGATTTCGTCAGTAAAAGCGGCGGCGTGGTTGGGCCGCATACCACCTACGCCCTACCCGGACGCATGATGATCACCGGCCTGTCCAATAACAAGGACCATGGCGGCCGCACCGGCTTGGTCGAATACAGCAACAGCGGCGACTATATCGCCACCCACTGGACTCCGACCGACAGCGATTTGCGCAGCGCGATCAAAACCGGCAACTATGCCGATGGCTACGGCTACGATGTCCGCGTATTGCCTCGCCGCAATGCGATGTTCACATCCTCCTTCACCGGTTGGACCAATTACATGATGGATTTCGGAAAGATGCTGAGTGATGCGGAAGCGATGAAACGTTTCGGCAATACCGTCGTGCAATGGGATCTACATGCGCGCAAACCGAAAAAAGTATTCGACGTCCCGGGAGCACCGCTGGAAATCCGTTGCGCCTGGGGAGCGAACCATAATTACTGCTTCACGACCACGGCATTGACTTCGAAGATCTGGCTGCTGTACGAAGACGAACAAGGCCAATGGCAAGCCAAAGACGTCGCCGATATCGGCGATCCCAGCAAGATTCCGTTACCGGTCGACATTTCCATCCAAAGCGACGACCAGATGCTCTGGGTCAATACCTTCATGGACGGCAAAACACGAGCCTTCGACATCTCCGATCCGTTCCATCCAAAGCAAGTGTTCGAACAAAAAATTGGCGCTCAGGTCAACATGGTATCCTCCAGCTGGGACGGTAAGCGCCTGTACTACACATCCTCGCTATTGGCCAACTGGGACAAAAAAGGCAAGGATAACGAGCAATATTTCAAATCGTTTGCTTGGGACGGCAAAAAGCTGACTCAGCAGTTCGCCATCGATTTCATCGAGGAAAAATTGGGCCGCCCTCATCAAATGCGGTTCGGCGCTTATTCCTTATATGCAGGGCAACAAAACGCCAAACCGTTGGATTTGTTAGCTGCGAGTCGATAA
- a CDS encoding TetR/AcrR family transcriptional regulator, protein MQQLTNKEQKREKLLDQGVQMLMSQGYHGTGLKEILDTVKIPKGSFYNYFGSKEEFAAESVRHYIEPFIQRLNAHLLNSQEDGLAALRSYYAELIDEVKRSDYKGGCLLGNLMGEIGDTSDICRKALIQAIERYSHLQEKALTCAQQQGTVRTDYSAKNMANLLFNNWQGALLRMKIERSVAPLQECVQILLDDFFLTK, encoded by the coding sequence ATGCAACAACTTACGAACAAAGAGCAAAAACGCGAAAAGCTACTCGACCAAGGCGTGCAGATGCTGATGTCGCAGGGCTATCACGGCACCGGCCTGAAAGAAATCCTTGATACGGTCAAAATCCCCAAAGGATCATTTTATAACTATTTCGGCAGCAAGGAAGAATTTGCCGCCGAATCGGTCAGGCACTACATCGAACCTTTTATCCAGCGCCTGAACGCCCACTTGCTGAATTCGCAAGAAGATGGACTTGCTGCGCTAAGAAGTTACTATGCCGAATTAATCGACGAGGTAAAGCGAAGCGATTACAAAGGGGGCTGCCTGCTTGGCAATTTAATGGGGGAAATCGGCGATACCAGCGACATCTGCCGCAAAGCGTTAATACAAGCTATCGAGCGTTATAGCCATTTGCAGGAGAAAGCGTTGACTTGCGCGCAACAACAAGGCACCGTCCGCACCGATTACAGCGCCAAGAACATGGCAAATCTACTGTTTAACAATTGGCAGGGAGCACTGTTACGCATGAAAATCGAACGCTCGGTTGCCCCTTTACAGGAATGCGTGCAAATTCTATTGGACGATTTTTTTCTAACCAAATAG
- a CDS encoding DUF4242 domain-containing protein — MPKYIIERQIPGAGQLSSEELRQISQKSCCILNDMGPQIQWLESFVTDDKVYCIYIAPNEQSILEHAQRGEFPANSIAQIKTIIDPTTGE; from the coding sequence ATGCCCAAATACATCATCGAAAGACAAATACCCGGCGCAGGCCAATTGAGTAGCGAAGAGCTCCGGCAAATTTCGCAAAAATCCTGCTGCATCCTCAACGACATGGGACCTCAAATACAATGGCTGGAAAGCTTCGTCACCGACGACAAGGTTTACTGCATTTACATTGCTCCGAACGAACAAAGTATCCTGGAACATGCGCAACGCGGGGAATTTCCAGCCAATTCTATCGCTCAAATAAAAACCATTATCGATCCGACAACAGGAGAATAA
- a CDS encoding sulfite exporter TauE/SafE family protein, producing the protein MWEIFLFSLVLGAFAGVVAGVFGLGGGLLIVPVLAWIFEGYRFDPDLIMIMAVATSLATIIPTATVTVVSHQRKHAVIWQRVFRLVPGIIVGAVMGALFADLLSSGVLRGLFILYLLFIGTNMALQRKPVLNLERQGFWLDYFAGGVIGLLSSLLGIGGGTITVPYLLGQRLEMKNAVAVSSACGLPIAVAGTFSYALLGWGDTSLPMGSVGYVYLPSFIGITALSMLTAPYGVKLAHKLPAQKLKRYFSAILFIMALKMMF; encoded by the coding sequence ATGTGGGAAATTTTTTTGTTCAGCCTGGTTTTGGGCGCGTTCGCCGGAGTCGTGGCGGGGGTGTTCGGACTGGGAGGCGGTCTGTTGATCGTTCCGGTATTGGCTTGGATATTTGAAGGCTATCGATTTGATCCCGACTTGATCATGATCATGGCTGTGGCGACTTCCTTAGCGACCATTATTCCAACCGCCACGGTGACGGTTGTTTCCCATCAACGTAAGCATGCCGTGATCTGGCAACGGGTGTTCCGCCTGGTGCCGGGGATCATCGTAGGCGCGGTAATGGGGGCGTTATTTGCCGATTTGCTCAGTAGCGGCGTCTTGCGCGGGTTGTTCATTCTCTATTTGCTGTTTATCGGCACTAATATGGCATTGCAGCGAAAACCGGTGTTGAATTTGGAACGACAAGGATTCTGGTTGGATTATTTCGCCGGGGGGGTAATAGGTCTGTTGTCGAGTTTATTAGGCATCGGTGGCGGGACTATTACCGTTCCTTATTTGCTGGGACAACGGTTGGAAATGAAAAATGCGGTAGCTGTTTCCAGCGCCTGCGGCTTGCCCATTGCCGTCGCTGGAACCTTCAGTTATGCCTTGCTGGGCTGGGGAGACACTTCCCTGCCGATGGGGAGTGTCGGCTATGTTTATTTGCCGTCGTTCATCGGCATCACCGCGCTAAGCATGCTAACGGCCCCATATGGGGTAAAACTTGCGCATAAACTGCCCGCACAAAAATTGAAGCGTTATTTTTCCGCCATCCTGTTTATTATGGCGTTGAAGATGATGTTTTAA
- a CDS encoding multifunctional CCA addition/repair protein — protein sequence MKTYLVGGAVRDYLLNRPVKEKDWVVVGETPESMIAQGFKPVGKDFPVFLHPQSHDEYALARTERKTAPGYKGFAVHASPDVTLEEDLIRRDLTINAMAMDEDGVIIDPYHGRRDLEQRIFRHISPAFSEDPVRILRVARFAARYAHLGFTLAPETRDLMELMVRNGEAEHLVAERVWAELHRALLEPTPTAFFRTLKECMALDSIFPEIARLFGVPQPAQYHPEIDTGLHTMMVLEQAALLSDKAEVRLAALLHDLGKGLTPTEDWPFHHAHEKNGLPVLEQFCERLRVPKHFKTLSQQVMRYHTHCHRVTELRANTLVDVLQALNAFKPKHNLEDFLLACKADMRGRKGFEHKAYPQAKYMAEAAAAAAAVDTSEAVKSGLKGAQIGAAIRNLRIAAIKRFIAQRKTKLE from the coding sequence ATGAAAACATATTTAGTGGGCGGAGCGGTTCGCGATTATCTGTTAAACAGACCGGTCAAGGAAAAGGACTGGGTGGTCGTCGGCGAAACGCCCGAGTCGATGATCGCTCAGGGCTTCAAACCGGTCGGCAAGGATTTCCCGGTATTCCTGCATCCGCAATCCCATGACGAATACGCGCTGGCCCGCACCGAACGTAAAACGGCTCCCGGTTACAAGGGGTTCGCCGTTCACGCTTCTCCCGATGTCACCTTGGAAGAAGATTTGATCCGCCGCGATCTGACCATCAATGCCATGGCCATGGACGAGGATGGCGTCATCATCGACCCCTATCACGGCAGGCGCGATCTCGAGCAACGCATCTTCCGCCACATCTCTCCCGCCTTCAGCGAGGACCCGGTCAGGATTCTGCGCGTTGCCCGCTTCGCCGCTCGCTATGCCCATCTAGGCTTCACCTTAGCGCCGGAAACCCGCGACTTGATGGAGCTCATGGTGCGTAACGGCGAGGCCGAACACCTGGTCGCCGAGCGGGTCTGGGCCGAACTGCACAGAGCCCTGCTGGAGCCAACCCCTACCGCATTTTTTCGTACACTCAAGGAATGTATGGCGCTGGACTCGATCTTCCCCGAAATTGCGCGCCTGTTCGGCGTGCCGCAACCGGCGCAATACCACCCTGAAATCGATACCGGACTCCATACGATGATGGTCCTGGAGCAAGCCGCCCTGCTTTCCGACAAGGCCGAAGTGCGGCTAGCGGCCTTACTGCATGATTTGGGCAAAGGATTGACGCCAACCGAAGACTGGCCTTTCCACCATGCCCATGAAAAAAACGGTTTGCCGGTATTAGAACAGTTCTGCGAGCGGCTAAGAGTGCCCAAGCATTTCAAAACCTTAAGCCAACAGGTCATGCGTTACCACACGCACTGCCACCGCGTCACCGAACTACGCGCCAATACCTTGGTCGATGTGCTGCAGGCATTGAATGCATTCAAGCCCAAACATAATCTGGAGGATTTTTTACTGGCTTGCAAGGCCGATATGAGAGGTCGCAAGGGATTCGAGCATAAAGCCTATCCTCAGGCCAAGTATATGGCCGAGGCAGCTGCCGCAGCCGCCGCCGTTGATACGTCCGAGGCCGTAAAAAGCGGCTTGAAAGGAGCGCAAATTGGCGCGGCAATTAGAAACCTGCGCATTGCCGCGATCAAACGCTTTATTGCGCAACGGAAAACTAAATTGGAATAA
- a CDS encoding cytochrome c peroxidase, whose protein sequence is MKNLFSLLLPVLLIGQTLYADTQTLAPGYAPLQFEAPTPGSYTLPVIGRAADGTVLSSDNQSQQLHELMGDKIVLLSFIYSTCSDVNGCPLATAVFHKIKRRLLKEPQLAKQLRLLTLSFNPEHDTPEAMRHYGSGLTDKTVDWRFLTTASERQLQPILDNYQQSIQKIYDEKGNFTGTFSHILRVYLIDKDKQLRNIYSVSFLHADTLINDVKTLLAENGKTSVAAQPENIDQFQAGDDKQRYDQSDYQTHSIALTHRRGQATDLMNYFNNPPLGLPAPFSPDDNPVTEEKVALGRKLFYDRRLSLNNTFSCAMCHVPEQGFSSNEIATAVGIEGRSVRRNSPTLYNVAYAPLLFHDGRENTLEQQVWGPLLAHNEMGNPSIGYVIDKIKGLPDYAGLFENVFNKAPTMETIGQAIASYERTLNSADSPFDRWFFGKRENAVNESAKRGFKLFSGKAGCSSCHRIERSHVLFSDYQLHNTGIGYREAMLKPSAKQKVQLAPGVFIEVDSDTLAAVSGPKPNDLGRYEITQNPKDRWKYKTPTLRNIALTAPYMHNGSLSTLEEVVRFYNQGGIANENLDPSIKPLHLTENDIGDLVAFLQSLTGSNVDELVADAYAAPIGDL, encoded by the coding sequence ATGAAAAATTTATTCTCTCTTCTCCTGCCTGTTCTGCTCATTGGCCAGACTCTGTACGCAGACACACAGACTCTCGCTCCCGGATACGCCCCCCTGCAGTTCGAAGCGCCAACACCGGGAAGTTATACCTTGCCTGTTATAGGCCGGGCTGCAGACGGCACGGTGTTATCTAGCGACAATCAAAGCCAACAACTGCACGAACTCATGGGCGATAAAATCGTGCTGCTCAGCTTTATTTATTCAACCTGTAGCGATGTCAACGGCTGTCCTTTGGCAACTGCGGTGTTTCATAAAATAAAGCGCAGATTGCTGAAAGAACCGCAACTGGCAAAACAATTGCGACTATTGACGCTGAGCTTCAACCCCGAGCACGATACGCCGGAAGCCATGCGCCATTATGGTTCCGGACTTACCGATAAAACAGTAGATTGGCGTTTTTTGACCACGGCATCGGAACGGCAATTGCAACCGATCTTAGATAATTATCAACAGAGCATCCAAAAAATATATGACGAAAAAGGCAACTTTACCGGCACGTTTTCCCATATCCTGCGCGTCTATCTAATCGATAAAGACAAACAACTGCGCAATATTTACAGCGTATCTTTTCTACATGCCGACACGCTGATTAACGACGTAAAAACATTGTTGGCGGAAAACGGTAAAACATCCGTTGCGGCCCAACCAGAAAATATCGATCAGTTTCAAGCCGGCGACGACAAGCAACGCTACGACCAATCCGACTATCAAACCCACTCAATAGCGCTGACTCATCGCCGAGGCCAAGCTACCGATTTAATGAATTACTTCAATAATCCGCCGTTAGGATTGCCGGCACCCTTCTCCCCGGACGACAACCCAGTCACAGAGGAAAAAGTCGCGCTGGGCAGAAAACTGTTTTATGACCGCCGTTTATCGCTGAACAATACGTTTTCCTGCGCAATGTGCCATGTCCCGGAACAAGGCTTTAGCAGCAATGAAATCGCCACTGCGGTCGGCATCGAAGGCCGCAGCGTCAGGCGCAACAGCCCGACGCTTTACAACGTCGCCTACGCGCCGCTGCTATTCCACGATGGTCGTGAAAACACCCTGGAGCAACAGGTTTGGGGGCCATTGTTGGCGCATAACGAAATGGGTAATCCATCGATCGGCTATGTCATCGACAAAATCAAGGGATTACCGGACTACGCCGGTTTATTCGAAAACGTGTTCAACAAGGCGCCGACCATGGAAACGATCGGCCAGGCCATCGCCAGTTACGAACGCACGCTGAATTCGGCCGACTCGCCCTTCGACCGCTGGTTTTTCGGCAAACGGGAAAATGCCGTGAATGAATCGGCCAAACGCGGCTTCAAGCTGTTTTCAGGCAAAGCCGGTTGCAGCAGTTGTCATCGTATCGAGCGATCCCATGTCTTATTCAGCGACTATCAATTGCACAATACCGGCATCGGCTATCGCGAAGCGATGCTGAAACCGTCCGCCAAACAGAAGGTCCAATTAGCGCCGGGCGTTTTCATCGAGGTCGACAGCGATACGCTCGCAGCGGTGTCAGGCCCCAAACCAAACGACCTGGGACGTTACGAAATCACGCAAAACCCCAAGGATCGTTGGAAATACAAGACACCTACGCTGCGCAATATTGCGTTGACCGCGCCTTACATGCATAACGGCTCGCTGTCGACTCTGGAAGAGGTCGTCCGATTTTACAACCAAGGCGGCATCGCCAATGAAAACCTGGACCCATCAATCAAACCGTTGCATTTGACGGAAAACGACATCGGCGACCTAGTCGCATTCCTGCAATCCCTTACCGGGAGCAATGTCGATGAACTTGTTGCCGATGCTTATGCCGCACCGATCGGAGATCTTTGA